From Desulfuromonas soudanensis, the proteins below share one genomic window:
- a CDS encoding SurA N-terminal domain-containing protein translates to MLDLIRKKQKTVIVKIVFWVIIAAFVGTIFLVWGKGSEGDGAAGTTAAATVNGDKIGFQEYQAAYRNLYELYQNVYREQFTPALEKQLQLDQQALNTLIDQTLLLQEGNRLGIEVSKTELVDSIAKISAFQENGVFNRDRYLQVLAYQRLSADDFEAMQENQLLVDKVRTQLQAGVTVSDQDVEEEFRTQNEKVNLAFVKLTPALFESQVKIEEAPLAAFFAEEREAFRIPETVALRYLQFEPDRYRDEVTYNDEEIEKFYRRHLDRFAVEEQVKASHILIKLAKDADDKTRNKKRELAEKILAEARAGKDFAELARKYSDDPGTAAKGGDLGYFPRGAMVPDFEAAAFILKPGEFSDIIETPFGLHIIRSEGYIEAGIKPLAEVIDKVKTGLAEEKIRQIALEKAMDAYNINRKNGNLEAAAKTNDLGLKETGFFSREEAIDGLGNAPEISAAAFTLKEGELARPVVLPQGVILFAVKERKESRLPELAEVRGKVEQAFRREQSKVLARQAAEEILSALGEGKKLSDLARRHNLTVEETGLFARSYGEFVPRIGNAADLAEAAFQLTKENPVAPAVYEISGSDIVATLKARQDADPADLDAARREELKKAVLTRRQEEAVKEKVNSLREVAEITIAPTLQSSFEKE, encoded by the coding sequence ATGCTGGATCTGATTCGCAAAAAACAGAAAACGGTCATCGTCAAAATAGTATTCTGGGTGATCATCGCCGCCTTCGTCGGCACCATCTTTCTGGTGTGGGGCAAGGGCTCGGAAGGAGACGGCGCCGCCGGCACCACCGCAGCAGCCACCGTCAACGGCGACAAGATCGGGTTCCAGGAGTACCAGGCCGCCTACCGCAACCTTTACGAGCTCTATCAAAACGTCTACCGCGAGCAATTCACTCCGGCCCTGGAAAAGCAGCTGCAGCTCGACCAGCAGGCTCTCAACACCCTGATCGACCAGACCCTCCTCCTCCAGGAGGGAAATCGCCTGGGGATCGAGGTCTCCAAGACCGAACTCGTCGATTCCATCGCCAAGATTTCCGCCTTCCAGGAAAACGGGGTCTTCAACCGGGACCGCTACCTGCAGGTCCTGGCCTACCAGCGTCTGTCGGCCGACGATTTTGAAGCCATGCAGGAAAACCAGCTCCTGGTGGACAAGGTCCGCACGCAGCTCCAGGCGGGAGTGACCGTCAGCGACCAGGACGTGGAGGAAGAATTCCGCACCCAGAACGAGAAGGTCAATCTGGCCTTCGTGAAGCTGACACCGGCCCTTTTCGAGAGCCAGGTCAAGATCGAGGAGGCGCCCCTGGCCGCCTTCTTCGCCGAGGAGCGCGAAGCCTTCCGCATCCCGGAAACGGTGGCGCTGCGCTACCTGCAGTTCGAGCCGGACCGCTATCGGGACGAAGTCACCTACAACGACGAGGAAATCGAAAAATTCTATCGTCGCCATCTCGACCGCTTCGCCGTCGAGGAACAGGTCAAAGCCTCCCACATCCTGATCAAACTCGCCAAGGACGCCGACGACAAGACGCGCAACAAGAAACGGGAGCTGGCCGAGAAAATCCTCGCCGAGGCTCGCGCCGGCAAGGATTTTGCCGAACTGGCCCGCAAGTACTCCGACGACCCCGGCACCGCCGCCAAAGGGGGCGACCTCGGGTACTTCCCCCGCGGCGCCATGGTTCCGGACTTCGAAGCGGCCGCATTCATCCTCAAGCCGGGGGAGTTCAGCGATATCATCGAAACCCCCTTCGGCCTGCACATCATCCGCTCCGAGGGATATATCGAGGCCGGCATCAAGCCGCTGGCAGAGGTGATCGACAAGGTGAAGACCGGCCTGGCCGAAGAAAAGATTCGCCAGATCGCCCTCGAGAAGGCGATGGATGCCTACAACATCAACCGTAAAAACGGCAATCTCGAGGCGGCCGCCAAGACCAACGACCTCGGCCTCAAGGAGACCGGCTTCTTCAGCCGGGAGGAGGCCATCGACGGCCTCGGCAACGCCCCGGAAATTTCCGCGGCAGCCTTCACCCTCAAAGAGGGGGAGCTGGCCCGTCCGGTCGTCCTTCCCCAGGGGGTCATCCTCTTTGCCGTCAAGGAGCGCAAGGAAAGCCGTCTCCCCGAATTGGCCGAAGTACGGGGGAAGGTCGAGCAGGCCTTCCGCCGTGAGCAGAGCAAGGTCCTGGCCCGCCAGGCCGCCGAGGAGATTCTCTCCGCCCTGGGCGAGGGTAAAAAACTCTCCGACCTGGCGCGCAGGCACAACCTGACCGTCGAGGAGACGGGCCTCTTCGCCCGCTCCTACGGCGAATTCGTCCCCCGGATCGGCAACGCCGCCGACCTGGCCGAAGCCGCCTTCCAGCTGACCAAAGAAAACCCCGTCGCCCCGGCGGTTTACGAAATCTCCGGCAGCGACATCGTCGCCACCCTCAAGGCACGCCAGGACGCCGATCCGGCGGATCTCGACGCGGCCAGGCGGGAGGAGTTGAAGAAAGCCGTACTGACCCGTCGTCAGGAAGAGGCGGTCAAAGAGAAGGTCAACTCCCTGCGGGAGGTCGCCGAAATCACCATCGCCCCCACGCTCCAGTCATCCTTTGAGAAGGAATAA
- a CDS encoding rod shape-determining protein produces MFNLFDKIWGMFSNDLAIDLGTANTLVYLKGKGIVVSEPSVVAVQYTGNGQRKVLAVGMEAKKMLGRTPGSIVAIRPMKDGVIADFDITEEMLRYFIQKVHNRKTLVRPRIVICVPSGITQVEKRAVKESAESAGAREVYLIEEPMAAAIGAGLPITEASGNMIVDIGGGTTEVAVISLAGIVYAKSVRVGGDKLDEALVQYMKRKYNLLIGERTAEQIKIEIGSAYPDAEVRTMDVKGRDLVTGIPKTLTVDSNEIRDALSETVNAIVEAVRIALERTPPELAADIVDKGIVLAGGGAYLRNLDILLREETGLPVVIAEDPLCCVVLGSGKVLDELDLLKRVTIAT; encoded by the coding sequence ATGTTCAACCTTTTCGATAAAATATGGGGTATGTTTTCCAACGATCTCGCCATCGACCTCGGGACCGCCAACACCCTGGTTTACCTCAAGGGGAAGGGGATCGTGGTCAGTGAACCCTCGGTTGTCGCCGTTCAGTATACCGGCAATGGACAGAGAAAAGTCCTGGCGGTGGGGATGGAAGCCAAGAAGATGCTTGGCCGGACTCCCGGAAGCATCGTCGCCATCCGTCCCATGAAGGACGGGGTGATCGCCGACTTCGACATCACCGAAGAGATGCTGCGCTATTTTATCCAGAAGGTCCACAATCGCAAGACCCTGGTCCGCCCCCGGATCGTGATCTGCGTCCCCTCGGGGATCACCCAGGTGGAAAAACGGGCCGTCAAGGAGTCGGCGGAGTCCGCCGGCGCCCGCGAGGTTTACCTGATCGAAGAGCCGATGGCGGCGGCGATCGGCGCCGGCCTGCCGATCACCGAGGCTTCCGGGAACATGATCGTCGATATAGGCGGCGGGACCACCGAGGTCGCTGTCATCTCCTTGGCCGGGATCGTTTATGCCAAGAGCGTCCGGGTCGGAGGGGACAAACTTGACGAAGCCCTGGTGCAGTACATGAAGCGCAAGTACAACCTGCTGATCGGCGAGAGGACCGCCGAGCAGATCAAGATAGAGATCGGTAGCGCCTATCCCGACGCCGAGGTGCGGACCATGGATGTCAAGGGGCGTGACCTGGTGACGGGAATTCCCAAGACCCTGACCGTCGACTCCAACGAAATCCGCGATGCCCTTTCGGAGACGGTCAACGCCATCGTCGAGGCGGTGCGCATCGCCCTGGAGCGCACTCCCCCCGAACTGGCGGCGGACATCGTCGACAAGGGGATCGTTCTGGCCGGCGGCGGCGCCTACCTGCGCAATCTCGATATTCTGCTGCGGGAGGAAACGGGGCTGCCGGTGGTAATCGCCGAGGATCCCCTTTGCTGCGTGGTCCTCGGTTCCGGCAAGGTGCTGGACGAACTCGATCTCCTCAAGCGGGTCACCATCGCCACCTAG
- the mreC gene encoding rod shape-determining protein MreC — protein sequence MLELFRKYRTPLLAGCLVLVALLLFSVNLRRRPRTTLFEKAILQITAPLLEGIDSACEFVADTWSHYLWLVETSRRNEALLTENRSMRQELDALQEVRLANERLRSLLDFKEEVALPALPAQVIAEDSSSWFRTVVIDKGSEDGVREGLPVVVPEGAVGRVIKCAPRQARVLLVTDASSSVATLVQRNRTRGICRGQGDVLALEFALRQEDIAVGDQIVTSGTGGVFPKGLTLGRVSVVDQGGYGLFQTVTVIPAVDFSRLEEVLVLLREER from the coding sequence ATGCTGGAGTTGTTCAGAAAATACCGGACGCCGCTCCTGGCGGGATGTCTCGTCCTGGTCGCCCTCCTGCTTTTTTCGGTTAACCTGAGGCGGCGCCCCAGAACGACCCTCTTCGAGAAAGCGATTTTGCAGATTACCGCTCCCCTGCTGGAGGGGATCGACTCGGCCTGCGAGTTCGTTGCCGACACCTGGAGTCATTATCTTTGGCTGGTGGAAACCTCGAGGCGGAATGAGGCGCTGCTGACGGAAAACCGCAGCATGCGTCAGGAGCTCGATGCCCTTCAGGAGGTCCGGCTGGCCAATGAGCGGCTGCGCAGCCTTCTCGATTTCAAGGAAGAGGTGGCCCTGCCGGCCCTGCCGGCCCAGGTGATTGCCGAGGACAGCTCGAGCTGGTTTCGCACCGTGGTCATCGACAAGGGGAGCGAGGACGGGGTTCGCGAGGGGCTGCCGGTGGTCGTCCCCGAGGGGGCCGTGGGGAGGGTCATCAAGTGTGCTCCCCGACAGGCGCGGGTGTTGCTGGTGACCGACGCCTCCTCCTCCGTCGCCACCCTCGTCCAGCGCAACCGGACGCGGGGAATCTGCCGCGGCCAGGGGGATGTGCTGGCCCTCGAGTTCGCCCTGCGTCAGGAGGACATCGCCGTCGGAGACCAGATTGTCACCTCGGGAACCGGCGGGGTCTTCCCCAAGGGGCTGACTCTCGGACGGGTTTCCGTGGTCGATCAGGGAGGATATGGACTCTTTCAGACGGTGACCGTGATTCCGGCCGTCGATTTTTCCCGGCTCGAGGAGGTTCTGGTCCTCCTCAGGGAGGAGCGATGA
- the mreD gene encoding rod shape-determining protein MreD has protein sequence MKRVVAYLFLGGVFLLFQTTLFSRLLPFQTKPDLLLILIVYLGLTESFLRGSFLAYLFGGLLDVFSGSYLGLCGLTFLIIFLAVRGTASRFNTESSLLLLFMVFCGTLLQSVVLILALVFFVDAGSSWLIILGSLLPQLLLNLLAALVLLWGLPRLQRRFLPFLAIPGLHRLDSRYGP, from the coding sequence ATGAAGCGGGTTGTGGCCTATCTCTTTCTCGGGGGGGTCTTTCTCCTCTTTCAGACGACCCTCTTCTCCCGCCTTCTCCCTTTTCAGACCAAACCCGACCTGCTGCTGATCCTCATCGTCTATCTGGGGCTTACCGAGAGTTTTCTGCGCGGCAGCTTTCTCGCCTATCTTTTCGGAGGCCTTCTCGACGTCTTCTCGGGGAGCTATCTCGGGCTCTGCGGACTCACCTTTTTGATTATTTTCCTGGCCGTGCGCGGCACCGCCAGTCGTTTCAATACGGAAAGCTCCCTTCTCCTGCTCTTCATGGTCTTCTGCGGAACCCTGCTGCAAAGCGTCGTCCTGATTCTCGCTCTGGTCTTCTTCGTCGACGCCGGGTCCTCCTGGCTGATAATTCTCGGCAGTCTCCTGCCGCAACTTCTCCTCAATCTGCTGGCCGCCCTTGTCCTTCTCTGGGGACTCCCCCGGCTGCAGAGACGCTTCCTTCCCTTTCTGGCAATCCCTGGGTTGCACCGTCTGGACAGTCGCTATGGGCCTTAG
- the mrdA gene encoding penicillin-binding protein 2, with translation MGLSSPTDIPGLRNRFLVCSLAAIAIFLLLVLRLWYLQVISADRYLTLSEKNRIRYISIAAARGPIYDRNGELLVDNRPAFGVSVLRQEVEEIDPLLTQIGGLLDVDVEKLRARWDAGQRFPRYRPLPLADDVSRDALDRVQENSVDLPGMLIEVRPLRSYPYKEMAAHLLGYLGEITEQELQEEAFAGYRPGEFVGKSGLEKFLDPYLQGTEGERRVEVDVRGRELRLLKTQEPIPGNKVFLTLRRDLQLAAEKALEGEAGAVVALDVRTGEVLAMVSTPAFDPAAFARGITGQEWVKILKNPRHPLTNKAIKGQYPPASTFKIVTALAALKGGVISPSTTVDCQGSLTLGNQEFRCWKKEGHGPTNLKKALKESCDVYFYMVSLDLGIDRLSAMAQDLGMGKPLGFLLDGEKGGLIPTRQWKRERFRVPWYDGETVIASIGQGYVLATPLQLAVMTAAIANGGTVLRPHVLKKIEDLDGKILRETTPEVIGTALAAEKDFREVRRGLEAAVNEPGGTGQASRLQGVRVAGKTGTAQVVRLKDKDDINPDREIPYRFRDHALFVAYAPAETPEIAVAVVVEHGSHGGSAAGPVARVLFETYFGIDDSAGKSVPVPENGSAAFSEQREE, from the coding sequence ATGGGCCTTAGTTCTCCGACGGATATTCCGGGCCTGAGAAACCGCTTTCTGGTCTGCTCCCTGGCGGCCATCGCCATCTTCCTGCTGCTGGTGCTGCGCCTGTGGTATCTGCAGGTGATCAGTGCCGACCGCTACCTGACGCTCTCCGAGAAGAACCGCATTCGCTATATCTCCATCGCCGCCGCCCGCGGTCCCATCTACGACCGTAACGGCGAACTGCTGGTCGACAACCGTCCAGCCTTCGGGGTGTCGGTGCTGCGTCAGGAGGTGGAGGAGATCGACCCCCTGCTGACCCAGATCGGCGGTCTTCTTGACGTGGATGTGGAAAAGCTCCGGGCCCGGTGGGATGCCGGTCAGCGTTTTCCCCGCTATCGCCCTCTCCCCCTGGCCGACGACGTGAGCCGCGACGCCCTCGACCGGGTCCAGGAAAATTCCGTCGACCTCCCCGGGATGCTCATCGAGGTTCGCCCCCTGCGGTCCTATCCCTATAAGGAAATGGCGGCCCACCTCCTGGGCTACCTGGGGGAAATCACCGAACAGGAGTTGCAGGAGGAGGCCTTCGCCGGATATCGTCCCGGGGAATTTGTCGGCAAAAGCGGGCTGGAAAAGTTTCTCGACCCCTACCTGCAGGGGACCGAAGGGGAGCGGCGGGTGGAGGTGGATGTCAGGGGGCGCGAGCTGCGCCTCCTCAAAACCCAGGAACCGATCCCGGGGAACAAGGTCTTTTTGACCCTGCGGCGGGACCTGCAGCTGGCGGCGGAAAAGGCTCTTGAGGGGGAAGCCGGGGCGGTCGTCGCTCTCGACGTGCGGACCGGAGAGGTGCTGGCCATGGTCAGCACCCCGGCCTTCGATCCGGCCGCCTTCGCCCGCGGCATCACCGGCCAGGAATGGGTGAAGATTCTGAAAAATCCCCGCCATCCCCTGACCAACAAGGCGATCAAGGGGCAGTATCCTCCGGCGTCGACGTTCAAGATCGTGACCGCTCTGGCCGCCCTCAAGGGAGGGGTGATCTCCCCGTCGACGACCGTCGACTGCCAGGGGAGCCTGACCCTCGGCAACCAGGAGTTCCGCTGCTGGAAAAAGGAGGGGCACGGTCCGACGAATCTGAAAAAAGCCCTGAAGGAGAGTTGCGACGTCTATTTTTACATGGTGTCCCTCGACCTGGGGATCGACCGGCTCTCGGCCATGGCCCAGGATCTCGGCATGGGGAAACCCCTGGGGTTTCTCCTCGACGGGGAGAAGGGGGGGCTGATTCCGACCCGGCAGTGGAAACGGGAGCGCTTCCGTGTCCCCTGGTACGACGGGGAGACGGTGATTGCTTCCATCGGGCAGGGGTATGTGCTGGCGACGCCGCTGCAACTTGCGGTGATGACCGCGGCCATTGCCAACGGCGGGACGGTTCTGCGCCCCCATGTGCTGAAGAAAATCGAGGACCTCGACGGCAAAATCCTCAGGGAGACCACCCCGGAGGTGATCGGGACCGCCCTGGCGGCGGAGAAGGATTTTCGCGAGGTGCGCCGGGGTCTTGAGGCGGCGGTCAACGAGCCCGGGGGGACCGGTCAGGCCAGTCGCCTGCAGGGAGTGCGGGTCGCCGGCAAGACCGGCACCGCCCAGGTCGTACGGCTCAAGGACAAGGACGATATTAATCCGGACCGGGAGATACCCTACCGCTTCCGCGATCACGCCCTTTTTGTCGCCTATGCCCCGGCGGAGACGCCGGAGATCGCCGTCGCCGTGGTGGTCGAACATGGCAGCCACGGGGGCTCCGCCGCCGGTCCGGTGGCCAGGGTCCTCTTCGAGACCTATTTCGGCATCGATGATTCCGCAGGCAAGTCGGTTCCGGTACCGGAAAACGGAAGCGCTGCGTTTTCGGAGCAGAGGGAAGAATGA
- the rodA gene encoding rod shape-determining protein RodA has protein sequence MFDRRLLTHFDWVLLLLVCGISLVGIMNLYSATSSLPETATPVYLKQLYWLGIGLMIALTVSAFDYRHLQHLGPFFYVVTVTLLLLVLMVGKTSMGATRWIDLGFFNLQPSEIMKIVMIITLSWHFSERVQVAGYTLRDLVVPFFLLAVPVFLIMKQPDLGTAMLVIFIGSTLALFAGIRRSTLVFLALMGTAAAWGGWYLLRDYQKERIHTFLNPERDPLGSGYHIIQSKIAVGSGGLFGKGFMQGSQSQLSFLPERHTDFAFSVFAEEWGFSGSLVLLLLYLFLIIWGIYVARQASDRFGMFLSIGVVAMMFWHIVVNLGMVIGLLPVVGVPLPLFSYGGTSMVTTMIGTGLLLSVSMRRFMF, from the coding sequence ATGTTTGATAGACGCCTGTTGACCCATTTCGACTGGGTCCTGCTGCTGCTGGTCTGCGGGATCTCCCTTGTCGGGATAATGAACCTCTACAGCGCCACCTCCTCCTTGCCGGAGACGGCCACCCCCGTTTACCTCAAGCAGCTCTACTGGCTCGGCATCGGCCTGATGATCGCCCTGACGGTGAGCGCCTTCGACTATCGCCATCTTCAGCACCTCGGACCTTTCTTTTATGTCGTCACCGTCACCCTCCTCCTGCTGGTGCTGATGGTCGGCAAGACGAGCATGGGGGCGACCCGCTGGATCGATCTCGGTTTTTTCAATCTGCAGCCGAGCGAAATCATGAAGATCGTCATGATCATCACCCTCTCCTGGCATTTCAGCGAGCGGGTGCAGGTCGCCGGCTACACCCTGCGCGACCTTGTCGTCCCTTTTTTCCTTCTGGCGGTGCCGGTCTTCTTGATTATGAAGCAACCCGACCTGGGGACGGCGATGCTGGTCATCTTCATCGGCAGCACCCTGGCCCTCTTCGCCGGCATTCGCAGATCGACCCTCGTTTTCCTGGCCCTCATGGGGACGGCGGCCGCCTGGGGGGGGTGGTATTTGCTGCGGGACTACCAGAAGGAGCGAATTCACACCTTTCTCAACCCCGAGCGTGATCCCCTGGGGTCTGGGTATCACATCATCCAGTCGAAGATCGCCGTCGGCAGCGGCGGCCTCTTCGGCAAAGGGTTCATGCAGGGATCCCAGTCCCAGCTCTCCTTTCTTCCGGAACGCCACACGGACTTCGCCTTTTCCGTCTTTGCCGAGGAATGGGGGTTTTCCGGCTCCCTGGTGCTCCTGCTCCTCTACCTCTTCCTGATCATCTGGGGGATCTACGTCGCCCGCCAGGCGTCGGACCGCTTCGGGATGTTCCTCTCCATCGGCGTGGTGGCCATGATGTTCTGGCACATCGTCGTCAATCTCGGGATGGTTATCGGCCTCCTGCCGGTGGTCGGGGTACCGCTCCCCCTCTTCTCCTACGGCGGCACCAGCATGGTGACGACCATGATCGGCACCGGGTTGCTCCTGAGCGTGAGCATGCGCCGTTTCATGTTCTGA
- the amrS gene encoding AmmeMemoRadiSam system radical SAM enzyme: MHPAMFWERAEGGKVRCGLCRFRCLIAEGQRGVCGVRENHGGSLVTLVYGRSIASHVDPIEKKPLFHYHPGSLSYSVATVGCNFRCLHCQNYEISQWSQVPGPIPGEDLPPAEIVRRALAAGCRTIAYTYTEPTVFYEYAYDTAILAREAGLGNVFVTNGYTTPEALGGIAPWLDAANVDLKGFSEKFYREVVGATLAGVLDTLKVYKRLGIWVEVTTLVIPGHNDDVAELKGIAGFIANELGAETPWHVSAFHPTYKLLDLPATPAATLHRARQIGLDAGLHYVYEGNIPGSGGENTSCPRCKKTVIERQGFRLKSRHLRQELCLFCGGRVDGVGLSEG, encoded by the coding sequence ATGCATCCAGCCATGTTCTGGGAGAGGGCCGAGGGAGGGAAGGTCCGCTGCGGTCTCTGCCGCTTTCGCTGCCTGATCGCCGAAGGGCAGAGGGGGGTCTGCGGCGTCCGGGAAAACCACGGCGGTTCCCTGGTGACCCTGGTGTACGGTCGAAGCATCGCCTCCCATGTCGATCCCATCGAAAAAAAGCCCCTCTTTCACTATCACCCCGGCTCCCTGAGTTATTCCGTCGCCACCGTCGGCTGCAACTTCCGCTGTCTCCACTGCCAGAATTACGAGATCTCCCAGTGGTCCCAGGTTCCGGGCCCGATCCCCGGAGAGGACCTCCCCCCCGCGGAGATCGTTCGCCGCGCCCTGGCCGCCGGCTGCCGCACCATCGCCTATACCTATACCGAACCGACGGTTTTCTACGAGTATGCCTACGATACGGCGATCCTCGCCCGGGAGGCCGGGCTCGGCAACGTCTTCGTCACCAACGGCTACACCACTCCCGAGGCCCTCGGCGGGATCGCCCCCTGGCTCGACGCGGCCAACGTCGATCTGAAAGGATTCTCGGAAAAGTTCTATCGCGAGGTGGTCGGGGCGACCCTTGCCGGTGTCCTCGATACGTTGAAGGTCTACAAGAGGCTCGGGATCTGGGTCGAAGTCACCACCCTTGTCATCCCCGGGCACAACGACGACGTCGCCGAACTCAAGGGGATCGCCGGGTTTATCGCCAATGAACTCGGGGCCGAAACGCCCTGGCACGTCAGCGCCTTCCATCCGACCTACAAGCTCCTCGACCTCCCGGCAACGCCTGCGGCCACCCTCCATCGCGCCCGCCAGATCGGCCTCGATGCCGGGCTCCATTATGTCTACGAGGGGAATATCCCCGGTTCCGGGGGGGAGAACACCTCCTGTCCCCGCTGCAAAAAGACGGTCATCGAACGCCAGGGGTTCCGGCTGAAGAGCCGCCATCTCCGCCAGGAGCTTTGCCTCTTCTGCGGAGGGAGGGTCGACGGCGTCGGCTTGTCCGAGGGCTGA
- a CDS encoding nucleoside deaminase, which translates to MQFPAVTLALPGWVGEFLGKTPAIYPSVEARMELVIELASRNVRQGTGGPFGAALFNLNDHSLLAPGVNLVVESNCAVAHAEMMAIMIGQAVLGSYDLGREGFPPFELVTSTEPCAMCFGAVPWSGVRSLVCGARLEDAEQAGFDEGSKPVDWDLSLRQRGIEVVRDVCRREAAAVLFSYAAVGGVLYNGRRGGPQ; encoded by the coding sequence ATGCAATTTCCAGCGGTAACCCTCGCCCTCCCCGGATGGGTCGGGGAGTTTCTCGGCAAAACTCCGGCGATCTACCCGTCCGTCGAGGCGCGCATGGAACTGGTCATCGAACTGGCGTCGCGCAACGTGCGGCAGGGGACGGGGGGGCCTTTCGGTGCCGCCCTCTTCAACCTCAACGACCACTCCCTGCTCGCCCCGGGGGTCAATCTGGTTGTCGAAAGCAACTGCGCGGTGGCGCACGCCGAAATGATGGCGATCATGATCGGCCAGGCCGTCCTCGGCAGTTACGACCTGGGAAGGGAGGGGTTCCCCCCCTTTGAGCTGGTCACCAGCACCGAGCCCTGTGCCATGTGTTTCGGGGCCGTCCCCTGGTCCGGGGTGCGGAGCCTGGTGTGCGGGGCGCGCCTCGAGGACGCGGAGCAGGCCGGTTTTGACGAGGGGAGCAAGCCCGTGGACTGGGATCTCAGTCTCCGGCAACGGGGGATTGAGGTGGTGCGCGACGTCTGCCGCCGGGAAGCGGCGGCGGTCCTCTTCAGCTATGCGGCGGTCGGCGGGGTCCTCTACAACGGTCGGCGGGGGGGACCGCAGTGA
- a CDS encoding replication-associated recombination protein A — MKLFDQDFPDAKGTPLAERLRPRTLDEVVGQRHLIGEGKLLRRLIESDQVSSVILWGPPGTGKTTLARVIARSTRSNFAAFSAVLQGVKEVRELLAEAKQEKAYHGRTTLLFVDEIHRFNKAQQDAFLPAVERGEIILIGATTENPSFEVNSALLSRSRVFVLHPLEPPEIEVLLRRALAEPRGLGDLQLEADDDALAFLAGQAHGDARVALNTLEVAAATVVGKRITLETMQEALQQKALLYDKGAEEHYNTISAFIKSMRGSDPDGALYYLARMIEAGEDPLFIARRLVIFASEDVGNADPRALQLAIAAQQAVHFVGMPEGRINLGQAVTYLATAPKSNAAYLGINEALSEVRRSGALPIPLHIRNAPTALMKDLGYGRGYSYAHDDRDGFTPQEYLPERLRGRRFYRPSQRGYEKMISERMRYWEEVRHRSADERGDPEKGT; from the coding sequence ATGAAACTTTTCGACCAGGATTTTCCCGACGCCAAGGGGACCCCGCTGGCTGAACGTCTGCGCCCCCGCACTCTCGACGAGGTTGTCGGCCAGCGCCACCTCATCGGCGAGGGGAAGCTGCTGCGGCGGCTCATCGAATCCGACCAGGTGAGCTCGGTCATCCTCTGGGGACCGCCGGGAACGGGGAAAACAACCCTCGCCAGGGTCATTGCCCGTTCGACCCGCAGCAATTTCGCCGCCTTTTCCGCCGTCCTGCAGGGAGTCAAGGAGGTGCGGGAACTCCTGGCCGAGGCCAAGCAGGAGAAGGCCTACCACGGCCGCACGACCCTGCTCTTCGTCGACGAAATCCATCGTTTCAACAAGGCCCAGCAGGACGCCTTCCTCCCCGCCGTCGAAAGGGGGGAGATCATCCTCATCGGCGCCACCACGGAAAATCCCTCCTTCGAGGTCAACTCTGCCCTCCTCTCCCGCTCGCGGGTTTTCGTTCTCCATCCGCTGGAGCCCCCGGAGATCGAGGTCCTGCTGCGCCGGGCTCTGGCTGAACCCCGGGGCCTCGGTGACCTCCAACTGGAGGCCGACGACGACGCCCTCGCCTTTCTCGCCGGGCAGGCCCACGGCGACGCCCGGGTGGCCCTCAACACCCTGGAGGTGGCGGCGGCGACGGTCGTCGGAAAGCGGATCACCCTGGAGACGATGCAGGAGGCGCTGCAGCAAAAGGCCCTTCTTTACGACAAGGGGGCCGAAGAGCACTACAACACCATCTCCGCCTTCATCAAGAGCATGCGCGGCTCGGACCCGGACGGCGCCCTCTACTACCTGGCCCGGATGATCGAGGCCGGCGAAGATCCGCTCTTCATCGCCCGGCGCCTGGTAATCTTCGCCTCGGAGGATGTGGGGAATGCCGACCCCCGGGCTCTGCAGCTCGCCATCGCCGCCCAGCAGGCGGTGCACTTCGTCGGCATGCCCGAAGGACGCATCAATCTCGGGCAGGCGGTGACCTACCTGGCCACCGCCCCCAAGAGCAACGCCGCCTACCTCGGAATCAACGAAGCCCTCTCCGAGGTCCGCAGGAGCGGGGCGCTGCCGATCCCCCTCCACATTCGCAACGCCCCGACGGCACTGATGAAGGACCTCGGCTACGGCCGGGGGTACAGCTACGCCCACGACGACCGGGACGGGTTCACCCCTCAGGAGTATCTCCCCGAGAGGCTGCGGGGACGGCGCTTTTACCGTCCCAGCCAGCGGGGGTACGAAAAGATGATCAGCGAGAGGATGCGCTACTGGGAGGAGGTGCGGCATCGAAGTGCCGATGAAAGAGGGGACCCGGAGAAGGGAACCTGA